A window of the Hordeum vulgare subsp. vulgare chromosome 5H, MorexV3_pseudomolecules_assembly, whole genome shotgun sequence genome harbors these coding sequences:
- the LOC123399999 gene encoding DNA-directed RNA polymerase V subunit 5A-like isoform X5 codes for MEPSFDDVPEVVDWMSSMVDRGGRASQESHRLFLARRTALEMLRDRGYSVPESELARTLPEFRAWWAQEPEIERLSFSTFLASDHSDKVKILFCPPEPVRIANIQEIHDQIEGENLSRLILILLGKIMPRAKESVKEKFTFKVDIFQVNELLVNISKHDLKPKHEVLTAEEKAKLLKLYNVEDSQVAGHFCDQCVVLYASCRAVQSWVCQLVNSPVEDARMTRREGT; via the exons ATGGAACCCTCGTTCGATGACGTCCCCGAGGTCGTCGACTGGATGTCGTCCATGGTCGACCGTGGCGGCCGCGCGAGCCAGGAGAGCCACCGCCTGTTCCTGGCGCGGCGCACGGCGCTCGAGATGCTGCGGGACCGCGGGTACAGCGTGCCGGAGTCCGAGCTCGCCCGCACGCTCCCGGAGTTCCGCGCGTGGTGGGCTCAGGAGCCCGAGATCGAGCGCCTCTCCTTTTCCACCTTCCTCGCCTCCGACCACTCTGACAAG GTGAAAATTCTATTCTGCCCACCAGAACCTGTCAGAATCGCAAATATCCAGGAGATACATGACCAGATCGAAGGAGAGAACTTGTCCAGACTTATTTTGATATTGCTGGGAAAGATAATGCCTAGAGCTAAAGAGTCTGTGAAGGAGAAATTCACATTTAAAGTAGATATTTTTCAG GTCAATGAGTTACTGGTTAACATTAGTAAGCATGACCTGAAGCCCAAGCATGAAGTGTTGACTGCAGAAGAAAAGGCCAAGCTCCTGAAATTGTACAATGTAGAGGATTCACAG GTGGCAGGGCATTTCTGTGATCAATGTGTCGTACTATATGCAAGCTGCAGGGCTGTTCAAAGCTGGGTTTGCCAGCTGGTTAACTCTCCAGTTGAAGATGCAAGAATGACAAGAAGAGAAGGCACATGA
- the LOC123400001 gene encoding two-component response regulator ORR9-like — MAVAAIAEAPFHVLAVDDSVLDRKLIERLLKTSSFQVTTVDSGTKALQFLGLHAEDASISSVHADQLDVEVNVNLIITDYCMPGMTGYDLLKKIKESSSFRDIPVVIMSSENIPSRINRCLEEGANEFFLKPVRLSDMSKLKPHIMKSRCKEHSHEDQDLLSNSDTNPTNNSSSRDTITISSSNPTDHSTSDTINSSNPMDHSSSDTISSSNPTDNSSGDSSNIRKRKAADGEILPKTSRPNHS; from the exons ATGGCGGTGGCGGCGATCGCAGAGGCTCCGTTCCATGTCTTGGCCGTGGATGACAGCGTCCTTGACAGGAAGCTCATCGAGAGGCTCCTCAAGACATCTTCGTTCCAAG TTACCACTGTGGATTCTGGGACCAAGGCTCTCCAGTTCTTGGGGCTCCATGCCGAGGACGCCTCCATTTCCTCTGTCCATGCGGACCAGCTG GACGTCGAGGTGAACGTGAACCTCATCATCACTGACTACTGCATGCCTGGGATGACAGGATACGATCTGCTCAAGAAGATCAAG GAGTCGTCGTCTTTCAGGGACATCCCGGTTGTGATCATGTCATCGGAGAACATACCTTCCAGAATTAACAG ATGCCTGGAGGAAGGAGCAAATGAGTTCTTCCTGAAACCAGTACGGCTATCAGACATGAGCAAGCTCAAGCCCCATATAATGAAAAGCAGATGCAAGGAGCACTCCCACGAGGACCAAGACCTGCTAAGCAACAGCGATACCAACCCCacaaacaacagcagcagcagagatACCATCACCATTAGCAGCAGTAACCCCACGGATCACAGCACAAGCGATACCATCAACAGCAGTAATCCCATGGATCACAGCAGCAGCGATACCATCAGCAGCAGTAACCCCACGGATAACAGCAGCGGTGATAGCAGCAACATCCGCAAGAGAAAGGCGGCAGATGGCGAAATTTTACCCAAGACAAGCAGACCAAACCACAGTTAG
- the LOC123399999 gene encoding DNA-directed RNA polymerase V subunit 5A-like isoform X3 — MEPSFDDVPEVVDWMSSMVDRGGRASQESHRLFLARRTALEMLRDRGYSVPESELARTLPEFRAWWAQEPEIERLSFSTFLASDHSDKVKILFCPPEPVRIANIQEIHDQIEGENLSRLILILLGKIMPRAKESVKEKFTFKVDIFQVNELLVNISKHDLKPKHEVLTAEEKAKLLKLYNVEDSQTPALESPNLDWIILLHTYPQPHSPSAIQSPPLPQQEAAQKRWCTCSWTWWPSYTLESQVFLVFH, encoded by the exons ATGGAACCCTCGTTCGATGACGTCCCCGAGGTCGTCGACTGGATGTCGTCCATGGTCGACCGTGGCGGCCGCGCGAGCCAGGAGAGCCACCGCCTGTTCCTGGCGCGGCGCACGGCGCTCGAGATGCTGCGGGACCGCGGGTACAGCGTGCCGGAGTCCGAGCTCGCCCGCACGCTCCCGGAGTTCCGCGCGTGGTGGGCTCAGGAGCCCGAGATCGAGCGCCTCTCCTTTTCCACCTTCCTCGCCTCCGACCACTCTGACAAG GTGAAAATTCTATTCTGCCCACCAGAACCTGTCAGAATCGCAAATATCCAGGAGATACATGACCAGATCGAAGGAGAGAACTTGTCCAGACTTATTTTGATATTGCTGGGAAAGATAATGCCTAGAGCTAAAGAGTCTGTGAAGGAGAAATTCACATTTAAAGTAGATATTTTTCAG GTCAATGAGTTACTGGTTAACATTAGTAAGCATGACCTGAAGCCCAAGCATGAAGTGTTGACTGCAGAAGAAAAGGCCAAGCTCCTGAAATTGTACAATGTAGAGGATTCACAG ACGCCCGCCTTGGAATCTCCAAATCTTGATTGGATTATTCTCCTCCATACCTATCCTCAACCCCACTCTCCTAGCGCTATACAATCCCCACCACTGCCACAGCAGGAGGCTGCACAGAAGCGGTGGTGTACTTGTTCATGGACATGGTGGCCTTCATATACATTGGAATCCCAAG tctttctagtgtTTCATTAA
- the LOC123399999 gene encoding DNA-directed RNA polymerase V subunit 5A-like isoform X4, with protein MEPSFDDVPEVVDWMSSMVDRGGRASQESHRLFLARRTALEMLRDRGYSVPESELARTLPEFRAWWAQEPEIERLSFSTFLASDHSDKVKILFCPPEPVRIANIQEIHDQIEGENLSRLILILLGKIMPRAKESVKEKFTFKVDIFQVNELLVNISKHDLKPKHEVLTAEEKAKLLKLYNVEDSQERRGVLWQVAGHFCDQCVVLYASCRAVQSWVCQLVNSPVEDARMTRREGT; from the exons ATGGAACCCTCGTTCGATGACGTCCCCGAGGTCGTCGACTGGATGTCGTCCATGGTCGACCGTGGCGGCCGCGCGAGCCAGGAGAGCCACCGCCTGTTCCTGGCGCGGCGCACGGCGCTCGAGATGCTGCGGGACCGCGGGTACAGCGTGCCGGAGTCCGAGCTCGCCCGCACGCTCCCGGAGTTCCGCGCGTGGTGGGCTCAGGAGCCCGAGATCGAGCGCCTCTCCTTTTCCACCTTCCTCGCCTCCGACCACTCTGACAAG GTGAAAATTCTATTCTGCCCACCAGAACCTGTCAGAATCGCAAATATCCAGGAGATACATGACCAGATCGAAGGAGAGAACTTGTCCAGACTTATTTTGATATTGCTGGGAAAGATAATGCCTAGAGCTAAAGAGTCTGTGAAGGAGAAATTCACATTTAAAGTAGATATTTTTCAG GTCAATGAGTTACTGGTTAACATTAGTAAGCATGACCTGAAGCCCAAGCATGAAGTGTTGACTGCAGAAGAAAAGGCCAAGCTCCTGAAATTGTACAATGTAGAGGATTCACAG gaacggaggggagTTTTATGGCAGGTGGCAGGGCATTTCTGTGATCAATGTGTCGTACTATATGCAAGCTGCAGGGCTGTTCAAAGCTGGGTTTGCCAGCTGGTTAACTCTCCAGTTGAAGATGCAAGAATGACAAGAAGAGAAGGCACATGA
- the LOC123399999 gene encoding uncharacterized protein LOC123399999 isoform X7: MISFFPGEKDGVRATFFIDLCQVKILFCPPEPVRIANIQEIHDQIEGENLSRLILILLGKIMPRAKESVKEKFTFKVDIFQVNELLVNISKHDLKPKHEVLTAEEKAKLLKLYNVEDSQTPALESPNLDWIILLHTYPQPHSPSAIQSPPLPQQEAAQKRWCTCSWTWWPSYTLESQGAQQIPLPLFVMKLHTPCHVCEPQAWEGTSLTTPSVPKYKSF; the protein is encoded by the exons ATGATCTCCTTTTTTCCTGGAGAGAAAGACGGGGTACGGGCAACTTTCTTCATTGACTTGTGTCAG GTGAAAATTCTATTCTGCCCACCAGAACCTGTCAGAATCGCAAATATCCAGGAGATACATGACCAGATCGAAGGAGAGAACTTGTCCAGACTTATTTTGATATTGCTGGGAAAGATAATGCCTAGAGCTAAAGAGTCTGTGAAGGAGAAATTCACATTTAAAGTAGATATTTTTCAG GTCAATGAGTTACTGGTTAACATTAGTAAGCATGACCTGAAGCCCAAGCATGAAGTGTTGACTGCAGAAGAAAAGGCCAAGCTCCTGAAATTGTACAATGTAGAGGATTCACAG ACGCCCGCCTTGGAATCTCCAAATCTTGATTGGATTATTCTCCTCCATACCTATCCTCAACCCCACTCTCCTAGCGCTATACAATCCCCACCACTGCCACAGCAGGAGGCTGCACAGAAGCGGTGGTGTACTTGTTCATGGACATGGTGGCCTTCATATACATTGGAATCCCAAGGTGCCCAACAGATTCCCCTACCCCTATTTGTCATGAAGCTCCACACTCCCTGCCATGTTTGTGAACCCCAAGCTTGGGAAGGAACTTcactaactactccctccgttcctaaatataagtctttctag
- the LOC123399999 gene encoding DNA-directed RNA polymerase V subunit 5A-like isoform X1 yields MEPSFDDVPEVVDWMSSMVDRGGRASQESHRLFLARRTALEMLRDRGYSVPESELARTLPEFRAWWAQEPEIERLSFSTFLASDHSDKVKILFCPPEPVRIANIQEIHDQIEGENLSRLILILLGKIMPRAKESVKEKFTFKVDIFQVNELLVNISKHDLKPKHEVLTAEEKAKLLKLYNVEDSQTPALESPNLDWIILLHTYPQPHSPSAIQSPPLPQQEAAQKRWCTCSWTWWPSYTLESQGAQQIPLPLFVMKLHTPCHVCEPQAWEGTSLTTPSVPKYKSF; encoded by the exons ATGGAACCCTCGTTCGATGACGTCCCCGAGGTCGTCGACTGGATGTCGTCCATGGTCGACCGTGGCGGCCGCGCGAGCCAGGAGAGCCACCGCCTGTTCCTGGCGCGGCGCACGGCGCTCGAGATGCTGCGGGACCGCGGGTACAGCGTGCCGGAGTCCGAGCTCGCCCGCACGCTCCCGGAGTTCCGCGCGTGGTGGGCTCAGGAGCCCGAGATCGAGCGCCTCTCCTTTTCCACCTTCCTCGCCTCCGACCACTCTGACAAG GTGAAAATTCTATTCTGCCCACCAGAACCTGTCAGAATCGCAAATATCCAGGAGATACATGACCAGATCGAAGGAGAGAACTTGTCCAGACTTATTTTGATATTGCTGGGAAAGATAATGCCTAGAGCTAAAGAGTCTGTGAAGGAGAAATTCACATTTAAAGTAGATATTTTTCAG GTCAATGAGTTACTGGTTAACATTAGTAAGCATGACCTGAAGCCCAAGCATGAAGTGTTGACTGCAGAAGAAAAGGCCAAGCTCCTGAAATTGTACAATGTAGAGGATTCACAG ACGCCCGCCTTGGAATCTCCAAATCTTGATTGGATTATTCTCCTCCATACCTATCCTCAACCCCACTCTCCTAGCGCTATACAATCCCCACCACTGCCACAGCAGGAGGCTGCACAGAAGCGGTGGTGTACTTGTTCATGGACATGGTGGCCTTCATATACATTGGAATCCCAAGGTGCCCAACAGATTCCCCTACCCCTATTTGTCATGAAGCTCCACACTCCCTGCCATGTTTGTGAACCCCAAGCTTGGGAAGGAACTTcactaactactccctccgttcctaaatataagtctttctag
- the LOC123399999 gene encoding uncharacterized protein LOC123399999 isoform X8 encodes MISFFPGEKDGVKILFCPPEPVRIANIQEIHDQIEGENLSRLILILLGKIMPRAKESVKEKFTFKVDIFQVNELLVNISKHDLKPKHEVLTAEEKAKLLKLYNVEDSQTPALESPNLDWIILLHTYPQPHSPSAIQSPPLPQQEAAQKRWCTCSWTWWPSYTLESQGAQQIPLPLFVMKLHTPCHVCEPQAWEGTSLTTPSVPKYKSF; translated from the exons ATGATCTCCTTTTTTCCTGGAGAGAAAGACGGG GTGAAAATTCTATTCTGCCCACCAGAACCTGTCAGAATCGCAAATATCCAGGAGATACATGACCAGATCGAAGGAGAGAACTTGTCCAGACTTATTTTGATATTGCTGGGAAAGATAATGCCTAGAGCTAAAGAGTCTGTGAAGGAGAAATTCACATTTAAAGTAGATATTTTTCAG GTCAATGAGTTACTGGTTAACATTAGTAAGCATGACCTGAAGCCCAAGCATGAAGTGTTGACTGCAGAAGAAAAGGCCAAGCTCCTGAAATTGTACAATGTAGAGGATTCACAG ACGCCCGCCTTGGAATCTCCAAATCTTGATTGGATTATTCTCCTCCATACCTATCCTCAACCCCACTCTCCTAGCGCTATACAATCCCCACCACTGCCACAGCAGGAGGCTGCACAGAAGCGGTGGTGTACTTGTTCATGGACATGGTGGCCTTCATATACATTGGAATCCCAAGGTGCCCAACAGATTCCCCTACCCCTATTTGTCATGAAGCTCCACACTCCCTGCCATGTTTGTGAACCCCAAGCTTGGGAAGGAACTTcactaactactccctccgttcctaaatataagtctttctag
- the LOC123399999 gene encoding DNA-directed RNA polymerase V subunit 5A-like isoform X9: MEPSFDDVPEVVDWMSSMVDRGGRASQESHRLFLARRTALEMLRDRGYSVPESELARTLPEFRAWWAQEPEIERLSFSTFLASDHSDKVKILFCPPEPVRIANIQEIHDQIEGENLSRLILILLGKIMPRAKESVKEKFTFKVDIFQVNELLVNISKHDLKPKHEVLTAEEKAKLLKLYNVEDSQGCSKLGLPAG, from the exons ATGGAACCCTCGTTCGATGACGTCCCCGAGGTCGTCGACTGGATGTCGTCCATGGTCGACCGTGGCGGCCGCGCGAGCCAGGAGAGCCACCGCCTGTTCCTGGCGCGGCGCACGGCGCTCGAGATGCTGCGGGACCGCGGGTACAGCGTGCCGGAGTCCGAGCTCGCCCGCACGCTCCCGGAGTTCCGCGCGTGGTGGGCTCAGGAGCCCGAGATCGAGCGCCTCTCCTTTTCCACCTTCCTCGCCTCCGACCACTCTGACAAG GTGAAAATTCTATTCTGCCCACCAGAACCTGTCAGAATCGCAAATATCCAGGAGATACATGACCAGATCGAAGGAGAGAACTTGTCCAGACTTATTTTGATATTGCTGGGAAAGATAATGCCTAGAGCTAAAGAGTCTGTGAAGGAGAAATTCACATTTAAAGTAGATATTTTTCAG GTCAATGAGTTACTGGTTAACATTAGTAAGCATGACCTGAAGCCCAAGCATGAAGTGTTGACTGCAGAAGAAAAGGCCAAGCTCCTGAAATTGTACAATGTAGAGGATTCACAG GGCTGTTCAAAGCTGGGTTTGCCAGCTGGTTAA
- the LOC123399999 gene encoding DNA-directed RNA polymerases IV and V subunit 5B-like isoform X6: protein MEPSFDDVPEVVDWMSSMVDRGGRASQESHRLFLARRTALEMLRDRGYSVPESELARTLPEFRAWWAQEPEIERLSFSTFLASDHSDKVKILFCPPEPVRIANIQEIHDQIEGENLSRLILILLGKIMPRAKESVKEKFTFKVDIFQVNELLVNISKHDLKPKHEVLTAEEKAKLLKLYNVEDSQLPRMLETDPVARYYGLGKGTVLKVTYDSELTGKHVTYRCIF from the exons ATGGAACCCTCGTTCGATGACGTCCCCGAGGTCGTCGACTGGATGTCGTCCATGGTCGACCGTGGCGGCCGCGCGAGCCAGGAGAGCCACCGCCTGTTCCTGGCGCGGCGCACGGCGCTCGAGATGCTGCGGGACCGCGGGTACAGCGTGCCGGAGTCCGAGCTCGCCCGCACGCTCCCGGAGTTCCGCGCGTGGTGGGCTCAGGAGCCCGAGATCGAGCGCCTCTCCTTTTCCACCTTCCTCGCCTCCGACCACTCTGACAAG GTGAAAATTCTATTCTGCCCACCAGAACCTGTCAGAATCGCAAATATCCAGGAGATACATGACCAGATCGAAGGAGAGAACTTGTCCAGACTTATTTTGATATTGCTGGGAAAGATAATGCCTAGAGCTAAAGAGTCTGTGAAGGAGAAATTCACATTTAAAGTAGATATTTTTCAG GTCAATGAGTTACTGGTTAACATTAGTAAGCATGACCTGAAGCCCAAGCATGAAGTGTTGACTGCAGAAGAAAAGGCCAAGCTCCTGAAATTGTACAATGTAGAGGATTCACAG CTCCCTCGCATGCTAGAGACTGATCCTGTTGCTCGGTACTATGGCCTTGGCAAGGGAACCGTGCTTAAAGTTACATATGACAGTGAGCTTACCGGGAAACATGTGACATACAGATGTATTTTCTGA
- the LOC123399999 gene encoding DNA-directed RNA polymerase V subunit 5A-like isoform X2 produces the protein MEPSFDDVPEVVDWMSSMVDRGGRASQESHRLFLARRTALEMLRDRGYSVPESELARTLPEFRAWWAQEPEIERLSFSTFLASDHSDKVKILFCPPEPVRIANIQEIHDQIEGENLSRLILILLGKIMPRAKESVKEKFTFKVDIFQVNELLVNISKHDLKPKHEVLTAEEKAKLLKLYNVEDSQTPALESPNLDWIILLHTYPQPHSPSAIQSPPLPQQEAAQKRWCTCSWTWWPSYTLESQGLFKAGFASWLTLQLKMQE, from the exons ATGGAACCCTCGTTCGATGACGTCCCCGAGGTCGTCGACTGGATGTCGTCCATGGTCGACCGTGGCGGCCGCGCGAGCCAGGAGAGCCACCGCCTGTTCCTGGCGCGGCGCACGGCGCTCGAGATGCTGCGGGACCGCGGGTACAGCGTGCCGGAGTCCGAGCTCGCCCGCACGCTCCCGGAGTTCCGCGCGTGGTGGGCTCAGGAGCCCGAGATCGAGCGCCTCTCCTTTTCCACCTTCCTCGCCTCCGACCACTCTGACAAG GTGAAAATTCTATTCTGCCCACCAGAACCTGTCAGAATCGCAAATATCCAGGAGATACATGACCAGATCGAAGGAGAGAACTTGTCCAGACTTATTTTGATATTGCTGGGAAAGATAATGCCTAGAGCTAAAGAGTCTGTGAAGGAGAAATTCACATTTAAAGTAGATATTTTTCAG GTCAATGAGTTACTGGTTAACATTAGTAAGCATGACCTGAAGCCCAAGCATGAAGTGTTGACTGCAGAAGAAAAGGCCAAGCTCCTGAAATTGTACAATGTAGAGGATTCACAG ACGCCCGCCTTGGAATCTCCAAATCTTGATTGGATTATTCTCCTCCATACCTATCCTCAACCCCACTCTCCTAGCGCTATACAATCCCCACCACTGCCACAGCAGGAGGCTGCACAGAAGCGGTGGTGTACTTGTTCATGGACATGGTGGCCTTCATATACATTGGAATCCCAAG GGCTGTTCAAAGCTGGGTTTGCCAGCTGGTTAACTCTCCAGTTGAAGATGCAAGAATGA